A window from Fusobacterium sp. DD2 encodes these proteins:
- a CDS encoding [FeFe] hydrogenase, group A, protein MSEQGFILQSSYGSVFSVVEDLEEQVEKKNDKLITVAGRVNNPGAIEIPENSTLRDVIGMVGGIKNKKKFKAAHFGLPFGGFLTSKSLDKVIDFSLFPEGIERNIIILSEEDCIVAFAKFYVEFLIGKVNNNQYEEYRQVEQEIDRIWRILDRITKGKANMRDVYLLRYLSDIIKNRLHQEHNLILEAIADDDFYNEISAHIEDHRCPAGECMHLLKFRITEKCIGCTACARVCPVKCIKGKLKEKHEIDTDRCTHCGQCVVTCPVGAIFEGDNTLNLFRDIATPKKLVVVQVAPAVRVAIGEAFGFEPGTNVEKKLVAGLKKLGVDYVFDTTWAADMTIMEEAAEFQERLEKFYKGEDVRLPILTSCCPAWVKFIEQNYPDMMDVPSTAKSPMEIFSTIAKDIWGKEMGYTRERIASVAIMPCLAKKYEAARPEFSRGDNYDTDYVISTRELIKIFKESGIDLKEMEDMEFDNPLGEYSGAGIIFGRTGGVIEAATRTTIETITGTHLDNIEFSELRGWDGFRVAELTIGHIELRIGVAHGLEEAAKMLDKIRAGEEFFHAIEIMACKGGCIGGGGQPKALKKQVVLEKRAEGLNNIDRSLEIRRSHENPYVKAMYDKYLDYPLSHKAHELLHTRYFPKFK, encoded by the coding sequence ATGTCAGAACAAGGATTTATTCTTCAGAGTTCATATGGATCAGTTTTCTCTGTAGTTGAGGACTTAGAAGAGCAAGTAGAAAAAAAGAATGACAAGCTTATTACAGTTGCAGGGAGGGTTAATAATCCAGGAGCTATAGAAATCCCTGAAAATTCTACATTAAGAGATGTAATAGGAATGGTTGGTGGAATCAAAAATAAAAAGAAATTCAAAGCAGCACATTTCGGATTACCATTTGGAGGATTCCTTACATCAAAAAGTCTTGATAAAGTAATAGACTTCTCACTATTCCCAGAAGGAATTGAAAGAAATATCATTATTTTATCTGAAGAAGACTGTATAGTAGCTTTTGCAAAATTCTATGTTGAATTTTTAATTGGTAAAGTTAATAACAATCAATATGAAGAGTATCGTCAAGTTGAACAGGAGATTGACAGAATTTGGAGAATACTAGATAGAATTACTAAGGGTAAAGCTAACATGAGAGACGTTTACCTATTAAGATATCTATCAGATATTATTAAAAACAGACTTCATCAAGAACATAACCTTATATTAGAGGCTATTGCAGATGATGATTTTTATAATGAAATAAGTGCGCATATAGAAGATCACAGATGTCCAGCTGGAGAATGTATGCACCTTTTAAAATTCAGAATTACTGAAAAATGTATTGGATGTACAGCTTGTGCAAGAGTATGTCCAGTAAAATGTATCAAAGGAAAATTAAAAGAAAAACATGAAATCGATACTGATAGATGTACTCACTGTGGACAATGTGTTGTAACTTGTCCAGTAGGAGCAATATTTGAAGGAGATAATACATTAAATCTATTCAGAGACATTGCTACACCTAAAAAACTTGTTGTAGTACAAGTTGCACCAGCAGTAAGAGTTGCAATTGGAGAAGCTTTTGGATTTGAACCTGGTACAAACGTAGAGAAAAAATTAGTTGCAGGATTAAAGAAACTTGGAGTAGACTATGTATTTGATACTACATGGGCTGCAGATATGACTATAATGGAAGAAGCGGCTGAATTCCAAGAAAGACTTGAAAAATTCTATAAAGGAGAAGATGTAAGACTTCCAATTCTAACATCTTGTTGTCCAGCATGGGTTAAATTTATCGAGCAAAACTATCCTGATATGATGGACGTTCCATCAACAGCTAAATCACCTATGGAAATTTTCTCAACTATTGCAAAAGATATTTGGGGAAAAGAGATGGGTTATACAAGAGAAAGAATAGCATCTGTAGCTATAATGCCATGTCTTGCTAAAAAATATGAAGCTGCAAGACCAGAATTCTCAAGAGGAGATAACTATGACACTGACTATGTAATATCTACAAGAGAACTTATTAAGATATTCAAAGAAAGTGGAATTGATCTAAAAGAGATGGAAGATATGGAATTTGATAATCCATTAGGAGAATATTCAGGAGCAGGAATTATATTTGGTAGAACTGGAGGAGTAATTGAAGCTGCTACAAGAACTACTATTGAAACAATAACTGGTACTCATTTAGATAACATCGAATTTTCTGAATTAAGAGGATGGGATGGATTTAGAGTAGCTGAATTAACTATTGGACATATTGAACTTAGAATTGGAGTTGCTCATGGACTTGAAGAAGCAGCAAAAATGCTTGACAAGATAAGAGCAGGAGAAGAATTCTTCCACGCAATTGAAATCATGGCATGTAAAGGTGGATGTATCGGTGGAGGAGGACAACCAAAAGCACTTAAAAAACAGGTTGTTCTAGAAAAGAGAGCTGAAGGATTAAACAATATAGATAGAAGTCTTGAAATAAGAAGATCTCACGAAAATCCATATGTAAAAGCTATGTATGATAAATACTTAGATTATCCTTTAAGCCACAAGGCACACGAACTTTTACATACTAGATATTTCCCAAAATTTAAATAA
- a CDS encoding DUF1456 family protein translates to MLVNNDIIRRVRYALDIKDNVMIKIFKEGGYEVTREDVLNILKKSEDEGFLKCNNQMLEAFLDGLIVVKRGRKEEAPGTTHEPVKMTKNNINNIIMRKLRIALSFRSEDMLHVLKLAGVEISPSELSAIFRKEDHKNYRECGDRYLRNFLKGLVIYYRG, encoded by the coding sequence ATGTTAGTAAATAACGATATAATTAGAAGAGTAAGATATGCACTTGATATAAAAGACAATGTCATGATAAAGATTTTTAAAGAGGGAGGATACGAGGTAACAAGAGAAGATGTGTTAAATATCCTTAAGAAATCAGAAGATGAAGGATTCTTAAAATGCAATAATCAAATGTTAGAAGCATTTTTAGATGGACTTATAGTTGTAAAAAGGGGTAGAAAAGAAGAAGCTCCTGGAACAACTCATGAACCTGTTAAGATGACTAAAAATAATATAAATAATATAATCATGAGAAAATTAAGAATAGCTTTATCTTTTAGAAGTGAAGATATGCTTCACGTTTTAAAATTAGCTGGAGTTGAAATTTCTCCATCTGAACTAAGTGCAATTTTCAGAAAAGAAGATCACAAAAACTATAGAGAGTGTGGAGATAGATATCTTAGAAACTTTTTAAAAGGATTAGTAATATATTATAGAGGGTAA
- a CDS encoding ATP-binding cassette domain-containing protein, whose product MLVIKNLKKTFNAGTENEVNIFNGLNLEVNDSEFVAILGSNGCGKSTLFNLISGSIKDNGGDIILGDTDLGKMKEEERALKIGKVHQDPSRGVSPSLTILENLSLAAKKSEKFSLRNLIKKQNTEKFIELLKELDLGLENKLNTQVKFLSGGQRQALSLIMATLKKPELLLLDEHTAALDPKTSAMIMNKTKKLIDKQKITAMMISHNLRDAVKYADRIIMLDKGQVILDVKSTDITERELSNIYISKIGKEERIAC is encoded by the coding sequence ATGCTTGTTATAAAAAATTTAAAAAAGACTTTTAATGCTGGGACAGAAAATGAAGTTAATATATTTAATGGGTTAAATTTAGAGGTAAATGACAGTGAATTTGTTGCTATATTAGGATCAAATGGTTGTGGTAAATCTACACTTTTTAATCTTATTAGCGGATCAATAAAGGATAATGGTGGAGATATAATCCTTGGAGATACAGATTTAGGAAAGATGAAAGAGGAAGAAAGAGCACTTAAAATTGGAAAGGTACATCAGGATCCATCAAGAGGAGTATCACCATCTCTTACAATTTTGGAAAATCTATCACTTGCAGCTAAGAAAAGTGAAAAATTCTCTTTAAGAAATCTTATAAAAAAACAAAATACAGAAAAATTTATTGAACTTCTAAAAGAACTTGATTTAGGTCTAGAAAATAAACTTAATACACAGGTAAAATTTTTATCTGGGGGACAAAGACAGGCTTTATCACTTATAATGGCAACACTTAAAAAACCAGAACTTCTTCTATTAGATGAACATACAGCAGCACTTGACCCTAAGACTTCTGCAATGATAATGAATAAAACTAAAAAACTCATAGATAAACAAAAAATCACAGCTATGATGATCTCTCACAATCTTCGTGATGCAGTAAAATATGCAGATAGAATTATAATGCTTGATAAGGGACAAGTAATACTTGATGTAAAGAGTACTGATATAACAGAAAGAGAGCTTTCAAATATATACATATCTAAAATAGGGAAAGAAGAAAGAATAGCATGCTAG